The Pseudarthrobacter sulfonivorans genome includes a window with the following:
- a CDS encoding zinc-dependent alcohol dehydrogenase, producing the protein MSVELLNSTMRAAVWTAPDTIEPRQLPVPEIPAGWALVRTEMTGLCGSDFSILHGTHPRAEAPLVMGHEITGIVEVAAETGPAAGTRVTVEPLIHCGECHPCSGGDTHVCRALKLYGIDVAGSLAEYVALPATALIPVSIAVPLQEAALAEPLAVAVHAVSRAGLTGGERVVIFGAGPIGILTALVARHQGAGSVLVSEPSEARRQVAEELGFATVAPGEDPVQAIVAATGGDGADIVFDSAAHPSVAAMLPRAVRVRGTIVLVGVYKKPVELDLQALTFAENTVVGVRVYTRAAVERAVELIESRELGLDRIPTQVFALEDTRQAFDQAMASGRVLKVFVSPAAAPAARTQESS; encoded by the coding sequence GTGAGCGTAGAACTCCTGAACAGCACCATGCGCGCCGCCGTGTGGACGGCGCCGGACACGATCGAACCGCGGCAGCTGCCCGTGCCGGAAATCCCCGCCGGCTGGGCCCTGGTCCGGACGGAAATGACCGGACTGTGCGGCTCCGATTTTTCCATCCTGCACGGAACGCACCCCCGCGCCGAAGCTCCCCTGGTCATGGGCCACGAGATCACCGGCATCGTGGAGGTCGCGGCGGAGACCGGCCCGGCAGCGGGCACCCGGGTCACCGTGGAGCCCCTCATCCACTGCGGCGAATGCCACCCGTGCAGCGGCGGAGACACCCACGTCTGCCGGGCGCTGAAACTGTACGGGATCGACGTCGCAGGCTCCCTCGCCGAATACGTAGCCCTGCCAGCCACTGCGCTCATCCCGGTCAGCATCGCCGTGCCCCTCCAGGAGGCGGCCCTCGCCGAACCCCTGGCCGTCGCCGTCCACGCCGTATCCCGGGCCGGCCTGACCGGCGGGGAACGGGTGGTGATCTTCGGCGCCGGGCCCATCGGCATCCTGACGGCCCTGGTGGCACGCCACCAGGGAGCCGGCAGCGTCCTCGTTTCGGAACCCTCGGAGGCCCGCCGCCAGGTGGCCGAAGAACTCGGGTTCGCCACGGTGGCACCCGGGGAGGACCCCGTCCAGGCAATCGTTGCCGCCACGGGAGGGGACGGCGCGGACATCGTCTTCGACTCCGCCGCCCACCCCTCGGTCGCCGCGATGCTGCCCCGTGCCGTCCGCGTGCGCGGCACCATCGTCCTGGTGGGCGTCTACAAAAAGCCAGTCGAACTCGACCTCCAGGCCCTGACCTTCGCCGAAAACACCGTCGTGGGCGTCCGGGTCTACACCCGGGCGGCCGTGGAACGCGCGGTGGAACTCATCGAAAGCCGTGAGCTGGGGCTGGACCGCATACCCACCCAGGTGTTCGCCCTGGAGGACACCCGCCAGGCCTTTGACCAGGCGATGGCATCCGGACGCGTCCTCAAAGTCTTTGTCAGTCCAGCCGCGGCGCCCGCCGCGAGAACCCAGGAAAGCTCATGA